In Curtobacterium sp. MCPF17_002, one genomic interval encodes:
- a CDS encoding SDR family NAD(P)-dependent oxidoreductase, which yields MTYPTNRSATWFVTGTSRGLGLDLVKKLLAGGNQVAATTRSTKRLLAALDGVDTTGLLPLEVQLTDQDDVTRAVETAITRFGQIDVVVNNAGYGYLGAIEETTDEDVRQMFDVQVHGTWNVIRAVLPGMRATRSGHIINISSILGLVSFPGWGLYCAAKYAIEGLTESLAAEITEHGIQVTIVEPGYFNTDFLTSNSLALPENTSDAYPAIREMVQAHQAMPGTQLGDPAKAAAALVTIAQRGNGPLRQQLGSDSSGFASSKVAALTADIDAGRELAFSTDYVR from the coding sequence ATGACCTACCCCACCAACCGTTCCGCCACCTGGTTCGTCACCGGCACGTCTCGCGGTCTTGGCCTCGACCTTGTCAAGAAACTCCTTGCCGGCGGCAATCAGGTTGCGGCAACAACCCGTTCGACGAAGCGGCTACTCGCTGCGCTGGACGGAGTCGACACCACGGGTCTGCTCCCGCTGGAGGTACAGCTCACAGACCAGGACGACGTCACCCGCGCCGTCGAGACAGCCATCACCAGGTTCGGGCAGATCGACGTCGTCGTCAACAACGCCGGCTACGGCTACCTCGGCGCGATCGAAGAAACCACCGACGAGGACGTGCGACAGATGTTCGACGTGCAGGTCCACGGCACCTGGAACGTCATCCGCGCGGTCCTTCCGGGAATGCGAGCAACCCGATCCGGACACATCATCAACATCTCCTCCATCCTCGGCCTCGTCTCCTTCCCTGGATGGGGTCTGTACTGCGCCGCGAAGTACGCAATCGAGGGACTCACCGAGTCGCTCGCGGCGGAAATCACCGAGCACGGGATCCAGGTCACCATCGTCGAACCCGGATACTTCAACACCGACTTCCTCACCAGCAACTCACTCGCTCTGCCGGAAAACACGAGCGACGCGTATCCCGCCATCAGGGAGATGGTCCAGGCCCATCAAGCGATGCCCGGCACGCAGCTCGGCGATCCCGCGAAGGCGGCAGCCGCCCTTGTGACCATCGCCCAGCGAGGCAACGGGCCGCTCCGTCAGCAGCTCGGCTCCGACTCGTCCGGGTTCGCATCCTCGAAGGTGGCCGCGCTCACGGCAGACATCGACGCTGGTCGAGAGCTCGCCTTCTCGACCGACTACGTCCGATAG
- a CDS encoding helix-turn-helix transcriptional regulator — MSERNQELADFLRRARSQVDHTRTGLPVDERVRRVPGLRREEVAQLARVSSDYYTRLEQGRPITPSAGIIDAIARALDLDDAGLTHLRHLIGGTDTIAQQRRTPRMQRPRHGLLQLMEALDTVPAMLLGRRTDVLATNQLARALLTDFDAMPAKDRNYARWMFLAPEARDLFADWEMQARVVVENLRLEAGRNSHDPATQALVGELTIASSEFAAWWQEHRVFQRTHGDKRFHHPIVGDLTLQYETVTLPGDPDQTLFLYTAEVGTKHRDALNLLNSWAPTARIQEPLDLSANPSSTIDDITHGRTTKRAPVREANDR; from the coding sequence ATGAGCGAACGGAACCAGGAGCTTGCGGACTTCCTCCGCCGCGCACGCAGCCAGGTCGATCACACTCGTACAGGGCTCCCTGTCGATGAACGGGTCCGCCGCGTCCCGGGCCTCCGCCGCGAGGAAGTCGCGCAGCTCGCGCGAGTGTCGTCGGACTACTACACCCGTCTGGAACAGGGGCGCCCGATCACACCGTCGGCCGGGATCATCGACGCCATCGCTCGAGCACTCGACCTCGACGATGCCGGCCTCACCCACCTCCGACACTTGATCGGCGGCACCGACACCATCGCGCAGCAACGCCGCACTCCCCGGATGCAACGACCCCGCCATGGGCTCTTGCAACTCATGGAAGCCCTCGACACGGTTCCCGCGATGCTCCTCGGCCGCCGGACCGACGTGCTCGCCACGAACCAGCTCGCCCGGGCGCTCCTCACCGACTTCGACGCGATGCCGGCGAAGGACCGCAACTACGCCCGCTGGATGTTCCTGGCACCCGAGGCCCGGGACCTGTTCGCGGACTGGGAGATGCAGGCACGCGTCGTCGTAGAGAACCTACGACTTGAGGCCGGCCGGAACTCGCACGACCCTGCAACCCAAGCCCTCGTCGGCGAGCTGACGATCGCGAGCAGCGAGTTCGCCGCCTGGTGGCAGGAACACCGAGTGTTCCAACGCACCCACGGCGATAAGCGATTCCACCACCCGATCGTCGGAGACCTCACCCTCCAGTACGAAACCGTCACCCTGCCCGGCGACCCCGACCAAACACTCTTCCTCTACACGGCCGAGGTCGGCACTAAGCACCGCGACGCCCTCAACCTCCTCAACAGCTGGGCACCAACAGCGCGCATCCAAGAACCACTGGACCTGAGTGCGAACCCCAGCAGCACAATCGACGACATCACGCACGGACGAACGACGAAACGTGCACCAGTGCGCGAGGCGAACGACAGGTAA